The genomic DNA TCGGGGATCAAGCCGGGCATCTTCTATCAGGACCTGCCTTTCCTGAGCCTCTATTTCCGTGACCAGGATCGCGACGGCGAATGGCAGGACGTGTTCCTGTGTTCGATGAAGAACCCCGAAGAGGACACGCTGATTTTCGCCAAAAGAGGGCGCTTCGATTACAAGCAGTTCCAGAAAGATAATTACATCGAGCTTTTTGACGGGGTCATCCACACCTATAAAAAGAAGGACCCGGCAAAATACGCCCTGACTTTTTTTTCCCAGAAGACGGAAATGATCAGCAACCTGGTCAACTTCCGCCAGAACCGGCGCAGCATGCAGCTGGTATTCCCCGAACTGGTCCGCCGGCTGCGGGAAAACCCGGGCGATGTGCTGCTGAGCCTTGAATTTCATAAAAAATTCGCCCTGCCCTTTGCCTGCCTGGCCCTGGGGTTCCTCGGCCTGTCGCTGGGAATTTCCACTAAGAAAGGAGGCAAAACCAGCGGTTTTGTCATCTCGCTGGGGATCATTTTCGTCTATTACGTGATGATGACCGCCAGCCGCAACATGATCGTCAAAAAAATCGTTTCCCCCTTCTGGGGTTCCTGGGCGCCGACTTTTTTCCTGGTGGCGGTCGGCATCCTGCTCTACCGCTTTGCGGCCAGGGAAAAAGAGATCAATTGGGAGAAGGTCGTTGCCTTCCGCTTGTGGCGCAAGGAGCGGTCCGGGTCGGCCGTTCCGGGAAAAGGCGGCTTGGGCAAGGGCTCATGGTCGCGTTGGCTGCCGCTGCGCATCCTCGACCGCTATGTGCTGCGGCGCATGCTTACGGTGTTCGCGCTGGTCTTTTCCTCGCTGCTGCTGGTTTTTTATATCATCAACATCCTGGAACTGATCGACAACGTCATCGAGAACAAGGTGCCCTTTTTCTATGTCTTGAAATACGATTACTACATTACCCCGGAGATCGTCACCATCATCCTCCCCATTTCCGTTTTGACCGCGGTGTTGCTGACCTTTTCATTGATGAGCAAGAACAACGAGGTCGTCGCGGTCCAAGTCAGCGGCATCAGTCTTTTGCGCCTGGCCCTGCCGGCCGTTTTTCTGGGGCTGTTCTTTTCGCTGTGCACCTATTTTATCCAGGAGAATGTCCTGCCCGAAGCGAACAAAAAATCGGGGCAGATACTGGACGTGATTCACAACCGCAAGTCGTTCACCGATGTCGAGTTCGCCCGCAACTGGCTGCTCGGGAAGGACAACCAGATCTATTTTTACAATTTTTATGAGAAGCGGAAAAAGCAGTTCGTCAATTTCAACATCCTTTATCTGAACCCCGATTTTTCGATCCAACGGCGGGTTTCGGCGCGAACGGCGCGCTGGCTGAGTGATAGCGAGCTGCTGCTGGGCAACGGTTTTGAAAGGAGTTTCCAGGACAATTTCCCGATCGCATACGCCACTTTCAGCGAGCGGAAGCTGGCCATCGCCGAAAGCAGGAGATTCTTCACCGACAGCGTCAGGTTTTCCAATACCATGAACAGCCAGGCGCTGAAAGGGTATATCGAATTCTTAAAAAAGAGCAGCAGCGATCCCCAGCGCTACCAGGCCCAGTTGTATTACAACTATGCCTTTCCTCTTTCGTCGCTGGTGATGGTCTTTATCGCCATCCCGTTTTCATTCCTGATGGGCAATCGCGGTGCGCTTTTCGGCATCGGCATCGCCGTGGGCATCTCCATGGTCTACTGGGGGACGCTGGGTATTTTCAGCTCCATGGGCTCGATGGCGGTGCTCTCGCCCCTGCTTTCGGCTTTCGCGCCGTTGCTCCTGTTCTCGGCCATCTCTTTCGTGCTGTTCCTGTATATCAAGACCTGAAGCGTCATCCGCTCCGATTCCGGTATGGGCCGTGTTTTCAAAACGGCCGAAAATGTGATAGAATTGAGCATCGTGATGACTGCATTCAGGAAGCAGAGGTGAAAAATGGAGAAAGAAGAGTTAAAAGCCAACCAAGACGCCCAGGAGCGCCGCGGCAAGAAAAAACCGTCGCCCAAAAAAAACAAACTGACCCTGGTTCCCCTGTACTGCAAGGGCTGCGGC from Candidatus Aminicenantes bacterium includes the following:
- a CDS encoding LptF/LptG family permease, producing the protein MKKAFDRYILKEIASPFAVGLLVYTLTLLTNQILLLSKTLIAKGASAGMVFKILFFLLPDMLSFTIPMATLMGVLAGMSRLSSDSEIVAFRTMGIHNRKILKPVLLFSLGTWLVSSWLLMFLAPETNYRFNKLYTEVVLSQTISGIKPGIFYQDLPFLSLYFRDQDRDGEWQDVFLCSMKNPEEDTLIFAKRGRFDYKQFQKDNYIELFDGVIHTYKKKDPAKYALTFFSQKTEMISNLVNFRQNRRSMQLVFPELVRRLRENPGDVLLSLEFHKKFALPFACLALGFLGLSLGISTKKGGKTSGFVISLGIIFVYYVMMTASRNMIVKKIVSPFWGSWAPTFFLVAVGILLYRFAAREKEINWEKVVAFRLWRKERSGSAVPGKGGLGKGSWSRWLPLRILDRYVLRRMLTVFALVFSSLLLVFYIINILELIDNVIENKVPFFYVLKYDYYITPEIVTIILPISVLTAVLLTFSLMSKNNEVVAVQVSGISLLRLALPAVFLGLFFSLCTYFIQENVLPEANKKSGQILDVIHNRKSFTDVEFARNWLLGKDNQIYFYNFYEKRKKQFVNFNILYLNPDFSIQRRVSARTARWLSDSELLLGNGFERSFQDNFPIAYATFSERKLAIAESRRFFTDSVRFSNTMNSQALKGYIEFLKKSSSDPQRYQAQLYYNYAFPLSSLVMVFIAIPFSFLMGNRGALFGIGIAVGISMVYWGTLGIFSSMGSMAVLSPLLSAFAPLLLFSAISFVLFLYIKT